One Solanum lycopersicum chromosome 4, SLM_r2.1 DNA window includes the following coding sequences:
- the LOC104646699 gene encoding CASP-like protein 4D1 isoform X2 produces MGCLAIVNLLLRLVSFVSLATCVTILTTSSSNMSVASIFHGEVEVKYHFTDFYAYRYMLACSGTGFIYSLIQTAIAIIQAKTGDCISDKLTHFDVYADKQQDLD; encoded by the exons atgggtTGTTTAGCAATTGTGAATCTCTTGTTAAGACTTGTTTCATTTGTTTCTTTAGCAACTTGTGTCACAATTCTTAcaacttcttcttctaatatgTCTGTTGCTTCAATATTTCATGGTGAAGTTGAAGTCAAGTATCATTTTACTGATTTCTATGCTTATCG TTACATGCTTGCTTGTTCTGGTACTGGATTTATATATTCCCTTATACAAACTGCAATTGCAATAATCCAAGCCAAGACTGGAGATTGTATAAGTGATAAACTCACTCACTTTGATGTATATGCTGACAAG